Part of the Benincasa hispida cultivar B227 chromosome 11, ASM972705v1, whole genome shotgun sequence genome, GTTCGCATTTCGGCATTCTTNGTTTTCACTTGTCGTGTAGATTttgttagaaagaaaaaaaaaaacttatttcttttattctatttgccataaaaaatcaattaactaCCCACTAaagtggttagagagaaaatatgatttaatattcaCATCATATGGGGAGACTTTAGTTCGCATTTCggcattctttcttttttttttttttttttgaagtgggaatttatttttcttttcacacTACTAATTCAGAGAAATTTGGGTTGATATGGTAGTTTTTAAAACCAactagaaaaatattttggtttgaaaagggaaaattaaaataatagggtagttttaaaaacaatttataaaaatatcgaGTTTtgaactatttataaaaatatggtttttttttttaataggtcgagtgttgaaaattcgacttttatatttttctttttttaatatgtcgAATTTTCAAACTCGACCTTTACctctttttaaaaagaaaattatattttataaaaaaaaaattctaaattatttttattattttattattttatttaactcaactctaaaaagaacaaattaaaaaatataatatctcataaaaataaaaaagtataaattaaaatatcccatttatataaaaataattacaaaaatcaatgtgtcccacaaggcggacgtcgtcaaTTTCGAGTTGGTTGTCATCGTtaacttcgaacttgaggttgctctggttcttcttgatgttgctttgGTACTTCTGCATgcatttcataatataaatattcattatccTCTCCATGACCTCGACCATGTCTATGCAAATATGAAGACGAAGGATCAGCCTCTGAgacataatgtcctgaaccaaatactggcatcatcatcatcgaactaacataatcagtttgactttACATCTGCATCACAGGGGCAACTTTTCCACATTATaggcaacctcatcaaactcatccttttCCTGAACAGGTCCtttacgtctaggagctggtggaggaacaataaatatattgcacaaataatgtatcttctccacatcacggagtctactgttgttcgatctctgtgaattataaaacaattagataatatttaaaataaatttaaattaaaaataattagataatattcatttaccagatgacccacagctacTCCCGGAGGAGTGACGTAGCGcattgtgatattattataccagtGAATGTAGTCTTGAGTGACATCACTGTCAAACTGATCGATAGAAACTCCCActacaataaaccttgcacgatagtgccattgCACTACCAAATGTCCAACTTTTTCAGACCAATTTACAGTCCTTAAGTCGATATCATGTCGTAAGGGTTCAATATTACAGGGCGATGGGATATCCTGCTAAAAACCGAATTATTTCATCACCCTGGcagaagatgccactcaccaatgtgaaaacatatgagagcaCTTATCGtctgccatatgttttgaccattcgtacaaaaattgggcaaagtatgcataataattttgtacggctcccaaataacctgaaacacaaaatattatattggagaacattaaagacaaatacaataaaaatgtgtataaaataatcaatttgtttCAGTGTTAATGTACCTGAttaggttgaagcagatcaaacaagTATCAATTTTAATGTGTATAAAATGATCATGTAGGggtttgtgggcgatcgtgtagtgaggaaagagagctctcaaAAGTGAGAGTTGGAAGACGCTGTTCTGGAGAGGTCGTCTCACAGCGTGCCATCATCGTGTACTTCTACTAGGCGATAGTTGTAGTAAAGCTCAGCGATGTTGTAGCACTTGGTATACCGATCGTTATTAAAttgtaggcgatcgtataggttttgagaaggcggatcgtctaattgtaatagctagCGATCGTGTAAGGTTTGGAGCGatgtgtagtgaggaaagagagctctcgagagtgggagttcggaagaCGCTATCCTGGAGAGGCCATTGTAGCGTGCCACTCATTAGTGTTACTTCcattagacgatcgtgtagcacttggtatacgatcgtatagtaattaTAGCGATCGTATATGGTTTTGAGAAGGCGATTTgctaattgtaatagctaagcgtCGTTGTAGGATTTGTGGGCGATCGTCTGAGTGAGAAAAAGAGCTCTCGAGAATGGGAGTTCGCAGACACTGTTGTGGAGAAGCACGCTGTGTGCCGTCATCGTCTACTTtcactagatgatcgtgtagtaaagttcagggatcgtgtagcacttggtagacgatcatatagtaaaGGTATGCAATCGTATAGGTTTGAGAAGGCATCATGTAATAGTaatagttaagcgatcgtgtaagaGTTTGTGGCCATCACAGAggatttagtaagcgatcgtggAGAGatgtaaacgattgtttagcgtCTCGTAAGCGATCGATTAATCTTATTTGATTCCTATCGTCTAATAAAGAATTGTTTCATCGTTCACTCTTTCTTTCCGGAAGTTTGCACCTATTGTTACGTAATAAAGAATTACTAAACGACCGCATAGTAATTTTACTAACGATTGTGTATGATCgtgtataatttaattattaaacgatcgtattgTAATTTACTAACGATTGTGTTcgatcgtgtataattactaaacgattttttaatttctttaggtCGAGGGTTTCTTTCTTAATTTTCGAGAGGTCGagggttttcaaattttcttctcttcctttaATTCCTTTTAGTCGAGGGCCTCTTCTTATTTTCAACAGGTCAAGGGTGAACACTCGTTCCTTTCTCAGTTCGGTCAAACCCTCGActtgttctttaatttttgacaggtcgagggttgaacctCGACAAAATATTTTACACAAAATCCCCGCCTCGAAAAATCCCAAAACAATCATAGATTTTCTAAATAGTTCCAGAACCactatattttcctaaattgttttcctaatcacaatattaaaaaaaaaaaaaaaaaaaaaaaaaaaaaaactccgttTGAAAACTATTTAGGAAATATGGTAGTTTTTTAATTTGACCTTTTTTAATTTCTGTATGTCGAGATTTCAACACCCGAGAAATAAGTTTTCAAGAAATGCACGTTGAGTGCTGAACACTCGACAAAAGCCTTTtcgatttttattattttcgaccatcattttctttgttattattttcaaCCACCATTTTCTGTGTTATTATTTTCGACCaccattttttttgttattatatttcttaacaaaaaatatgttgtatttcttaataataaataaaatcaacatCCTTAACTCTTAACTATATGAGACatcatagaaaataataaattttcattcacgttttcttccataatttaaaaataataaaatgtaaattaaaatgttCATATTATTACAACTATTTAATGTATCTCATTcatttaaaagtaattaaaaaaaatcattgtgtcccacaaggcgaacgtcgtcgatttcgactATTGTCATAATCGACtttgaacttgaggttgcttTGGTTCCttttgatgttgctctggtacctttataagcgcttcataatataaatattcattatgctctccacgttCGCGCCTATGTCCATGCAAGTATGAAGACGATGGACCAGCCTCTGAATCATAAATCTTGAACCAAATGTTGACATTATCATCATCAGACTAACATAATCAATTTAGCTATGTGTCTGCGTCATAGGAGGTAATTCTTCCAGATTGtgggcaacctcatcaaactcatcttcttctcctcGAACAGGTCCCCTACGTCTAGGAattggtggaggaacaataggtatatcgtacatataatgtatttCCTTCATATAGCTCCCGTTGTAACTGCATATAGCAAGAACTTGGTTTGAATTTGGAATCGACATccgacacgataaacataattctTTAATGTGTTGaatttgtactttttttttattgaagttgccGATAATATGTCGTCAACAGAATCGATTGACATTTTAGTCCCGTCAGACCATTTGCTGGATTATTAAGATAATGTCAGCATGTCGAtctaaaattaaacacacctcttcaTGTGTAACtatttctctcaaattttaCAAGAAGCATCCCCATGAGTATGCAGACTCCTTATTTGTAACGATGAATACAAGGGGAAGAAGATGCCCGTTTGAATCAATTAATGTAGCAGTCAATAACTTTTTTCGATATTTTCCATACAAATGGGTATCAGTTGATATctattaaaagcttctatacaaggacCGAATGCCCAAAATAAGGATGACATGTCCTTCAATTGGCGTTTCTTTTGCTAAtcaccgaacactttagccaacacCTTTCTTTTGCTCTCCCACATACTATAGTAAGAAACACGATATCCAAATTTTGTTATTATGTCAGACTACAGTTGTGTCACGCTGATGgatggtttttctcttacggCATCACAAAACTCTATTGCAATCATCGATGAATCTAACTGCACATGACTTTGACTAAGTTATGAGTAAAAATATGTATGTTGATCAATATACTTCGTAATCTCAAACAAACCATGCAACTTTTTCTTTGTTGCACAAAGTCTCCATTTGCAACCTTCTTCCCACTTCTTACACCAAATTGCCCAAATCGTTAGTGTCAATTCCACAACCTCATATGGTGCATGACACTTAATAGCAAAATATTTAACCGCGTGTTGTAGCATTTTTTTGTCTTAACAAATTATCCTCTTATACAATTGGGTATATTGTCAACATCCACAGGGGCTACAATTGGATCGTGTTCTCGAATGCTATTATCGTTGAATGTATCTAAAGATaactcatgttcacgaccatcaaaatccaactcttcaaattcatcatccGATCTGTTCTAAAATCCCTGTATTGATTGTTAGTCACCATATCTTCATCACCACAAGGTGGTGCAACTGATTCAGGATCAAGGTCAATATATTGGGTCGGATCTTCAAACTGACTACAGGATACATTTAAGTTTATATCCAACCCTACCCTATTCAcattaacatataaatgcaTTAAATTCGAGAGTGGCATCGcgattgagaacatcaagtACATTGCTTGTTCATTAGGAATAGGAAATGACATAAACCTTACTTATCCCGATGGTATTAGAttaggatgtctatatattatttataactGATTTACTCTCATATCTACACCAAGTGACATCCCTACtatttcaatgaattgttcaaaaacAAGTCCACTGTTCACTTTTtgttttaaactataaactaaacttttgtattaaactaaatattttactaattatcaaacttaaatacaaataaaaacaaacaaaaatgttaaaattattttttaaaaaaataacttagtTTGAACATCAAActtattaaaaactaaaagaattgaatattattaaaaaagaacaaacaagaATATTAGACttcttataataaaaaattttaaacatcaaattaataattttatattaaactagAAACTAAactttcttattaaaaaatctctaaaaaaaataaactttttaaatgataaacatcaaagttcaactttcattaaattagtaacattttttttattaaaaacaaacaaaatactaAATTTTTTAAGTAAGAATAATACTAAAAGAATAGAATATCATATAAAAAGACAAATAAACAAGATTACTTCTTTTGCCTAAAATCGAATGTCTTCAAAAACAACAATAAACCCTAAAAACCCTGAcactaatattatttaaaatcgaaaagaaaaaaaactatcaaCATTGACATCACTATATAAGGAATTAAAATGATATATCtagtataaaataaatataaataagtattaaaaacaaaaaaaactagtaataaataaaagttaaactCACAAATTCAATAGTGGACTTCTTTTTGTTATtcaatccaaaaacaaaaactataaaaaaaataaaataaaataatattagaatctataacttattttttaattaaaaaataggaATTTAGTTGAGTAAACGTATAcctctttttgaatttttgtttctcgaacaaaaataaaaactataaaaaagaaacaataatatgataatagaaacaaaatttataattatttttaaaaaataaaaatctaatagAATGAATGAACAAACCTGTATAATTTATGATGTAAAGTGTGGAGAGAAAGAATTCacaggaaagagaagaagagagtaAAGTAGAGAGCAAGTAGAGAGTAAAGTAGAGAGCAAGAAGAGATTAAGGCAGAGAGTAAGAATGAGAGAGCAAGAGGCAATCAACTGTTTAAAAAACCATAGGTCGAAGGTTCAAAACTCGACCTACGAATTTAAAGTCTCTGGCTGTGATGAGACCATTTGGCATGGGGAAGTGAGGATTCTCGACCTGGGGAAGTGACAAGACGATTTGACATGCAAAAGCAAGATGTCGAGGGTTGAAGATTCGACCTATGTAGGTCGAGTTTTGAACCTTTGActtgcttttaaattttttataggTCGAAATTTCAACTCTCGACTTACTTTAGGTCGAGATTTCAACCCtcaacttaatttttaattttttttactcgCCTCAAAATTATTAAACTACCACAAATCtctaaatgattttaaaactatccTATTTCACTAATTACTTTTTTAAACtacaatatttgaataaaaggTCCACTAATTCACAtgttaaattcaataaattaaactaatatTTCTATTTCcctaaaataacaatatttctaTGCTCCCTACACACGTGAATGTGTAACAAATATTATATTACTTTTACACTGAAAATTTTTCAtgataaaagatatatatttaggttaatttaaaatgttatttcaaaatttcaaaatttgtgtCTATTCAATCTCTTGTATTCAGTAATATTTTGCATGACTTTTCTTCTTAGAGGTCGGTAAGTGTTGTTGTACTTCAAAAAAAATTCCTTGACTTTCAAAAGtgtataataattaataaatctttaaaatttcaattttgtatccaataaatctccatttcatgttcaatatttttattctttgtgTTCAATAAGTTCTAAAACTcacaattttgtatttaatgagtcattgatttttttatatacttgttAAATTCACAAAtctattaaaactaaaattgaaactttatgATTATTTCATTATTATACGTACTTTATAGCTaacaaatcaattaattttttaaaaaaattcaaataaattagagaacaattaaatagaaaattgaTAATTCAAAGTTTAGATATCTATGAGAcaagtttaaaatttggaaaaccAAAAAATACAAGTTTTAAAGATTAAGATGTTTAATAGTGGATCTCCTCGAAACAAATTAATGTTCTAACGAGTTCTTGTAGATATTGACTTTATTAGCAATTCAGTCGATAAGTATTTTTAAGAGGATAGATCTTTTAACATGGCATTTAAGGGAAAAGAAGCTACGTTGAATTATACTGTTTATTGGCATCCTCCTTCGTTGAACACATACAAGCTAAACAGTGAATACTGATGTTGTTTAGAGTCTCGTTCAGGCAAGCCGATTGGCTAGGCTGGTGCTTTGTGATCACTTGAGTCGTGTTCGCCTGACTGGTTATACATTCATACCAGGATGAAATATGCTCAAGGTTCTAGAcgtggttaatttaattaacgaTGTCTAAGTGAAACTTACAAAAGTATCTTTTTTCATTGACGAAGTGACATTGATTGCACATGTGATGATCGATGTTTCCTACTCCTATATGAGGCGTCGAAGAGCaaattttttctcttcttcgaGCTCTTATTTCGAGTGGTGGTTTGTTACGATGATTgtttcctctcttttttttcattttttaaaaaataatgtgtaTTAGTAATCGAGTTTTGAAAAGATCCAAGGTTAATTATAGTTTGGATAAGGATTAACCTAATCTAGGTTGGTTCCAAATTGAAGGTCTCCAATAGATTAGGAACCAAGAGTAATAGGGTAAGTGAGTGGCAAATTTGTAAAATAGTGTTTAGAACAAGGCTAATCATTTCACGTTCATAAAATGCCACATTGCATGCGTGCTTGTTTCTTCTATATAAATGGAAGCTCTTCGCTACTAACAGAGTCGAAAACCATTGAATCCCACACCTCCTTCAACAACTGAATTCTCACATCTCCTCCTTTCAAACCCTAATTCCTCAAATTTCCTCTTACACTTCCTTCATTTCCATTTCTCTCTGGCTTCAATGGCGAATCAGCTAGGAAATTTGGTGGAATCCATTAAATCCAAGGTCAAGGCACTGAAGAAATCGAAGAAACCATATATCAAGATGGACAAAAGCTCCAGTGTCAAAGTTGAGATCCGTAGCCGGAAAGCTCGATTGTTGATCGATAAAACCATGAAAGTCGCCGATCGTCCTGGCAAACGTACAATTTCTTAGTCTCTTTTTGATCTCTGTCTCTTATCGACGGGTATGGGTATCGCTAGATCTCTCGCTCTCTGATATTCGCGTGTAGTTTCAATTAATCGCGCGGAATGTTCTGGTTTTTTCTTTGTGATGATTCTGTTTTGGTTTGATCGTACGTGTAGCTTCCGATTCTGTGTTTCTTTTCATAGATTCAGATATGGAACCGTTTCGGATTACATAGCTCCGAAATCAAACttgtaattaattatgaatcCTGATGAAAGTATCAATTTCTGAGtttctttctatttctgtttcgGTTTTGATTTCAATCGAGAGGTTTTCCTCAAATTTGAGCGATTGATTTTGTTTTGTGTGAACTGATTGGGAATCAAATCAGTTTGAATAGTTGGGGGAAAACAAATCGGTTGAGCGTTTGTGATGGGAAATGAGCCACATAATTGAATTGCAATTAAGGAAGGAATGGTATGGACGGCCCACTCAATTATGCCATTGTCGATTCTTCATAATTCATTATGTCAAACTGGAACAGATTATTTTATTGTGCATTGTTCGATGTTAAAAGTCAATTGTGTTTTTATTATCCTATTCAAATTtcagaaaaatatatataaataaataattctgttatttttttattggtgTTTTGAATGATTAGGTTATAAAGTATGTGATTCTGTCTCTCTTTTTCATATTGGAATTGAAATTTAATGATGCTTCAATCATGTGCATAAACGACAGGACTCTATTTTAAAATAGGCTTAAattcttgtttaaaaaaatattctgaTTGATGCAATATTGCACTGTTCGGATCGGGGTGGTTTTTaagtttcaattttcattttaagtcTCGATACAATGTAGTTAATATAActtcaaattgaattgatgttaaggattaaatatgataaaatctaaaatattattatttattaatctcGATATAAGTATAAATAGTAATAATCAAATCTATAACAATAGCTTGAACAATATAATTACcgatataaatcttattttataaatttatttatttataaaaagtatatatgAATACCAATATTTTATGGATATATCCATAATGTATTCGTAGATCGGtgacattttgatttttgtctCACCGATTTCAATCCTCTAGAGAttgatattgtaatttttttaaaaaaaggaattttaaaaagaaatagtcaattaaaaaaaaaagttgttttttctAGCCTCTATAATATAGCTTGAGAAGTTTTGGGGTGTGTGTTTATAATGCTTTTTGGGTAACAAAATAgttatgatgacttgagttatGAATAGAGAAGAGTTTGTATAGAAATAGTAATTGTGGCTATACTAAATTGACAAAGGTGTTGAATAAATCTCTTGTTTTGTCTATTAAGCTAATATGATTAATGACTAATTTGAGTGTCGATGTGAtcccaatttgatattaaaaacatactcttgataaaaaaaaaaaattaaaaaatagtgaTTCGAAACCCTCTTTACACATATTGTTAAATTCAAAGTAAGATCGATTTTAAAAGTAGAGGTGTCCTACTATATTCAACAACTAAATAAGACATGAGTGAATATATAAAAGTGGTCTGTTAATCTTTGTTTATTTCAACCCGAAATATTATTATCAAAAAACTTCAAAATCCATATGATATTAGTTTTTTAATACACTGCAAAAGTGTAGAATTTTGTTACGTGAAAGATGTCAGTACAAAtataactttattaattaataaattaatattgatactcattattatataaatatattaattagacttaataaatttcaactagtatctttattattaatattttaagctatcttaactatttaatataaaaaattattattatgatgATTATCGATATTCTAATtgatttgtaataaaataattatttttagtagttaatttaaattaatcaattatgtttaataaaatttaatataaaagtattcatttacttttatttttattgattaaataatgttaaatttatttcatgACCATAATAATTggccttttgtatttaattaaataattctttaatttttgtttctgtatacaaaattgttaaatttaacacacatatttaactttcaaacattaattatcATGCATATTTAAACACAGACATTAATTATCCTAAACATTCAATGTCCAAACATTCAAATCACAGATATTTTAATATCTATATCCATGAAACAATGgcttataaaaatatatagggTGAAAGAGTCTCACTTTTGACCTTTTGGTCAATAGTCAATACTTTGGAGCTGTTTAGAGGCCCAACTGAGATGGTATATCCCTACATCCCATATCATCTCAGTGTTTGAAGTCTCATTATCCTATCTCacaaattttaattgtttgtggcTCCATtttcggaaagtgttttgtatctCACCGTCATTTTCCTTCCGTGTATCGTATATCATCTCAATGCTTGAACATGCTCGATCATACTTGATCGTTCATAACCCTTTATGAGAGTTGATCTATGCTTGTATTGGCATAGAAGTAGCAGAtctaaatcataaatttaactttaaagACTATCTAATGCATTTCTTAATTTTGATTCAATCTAATAtgtttcataattttaaattttatttctcataattcttcaaactttaatttttagtatttaggaaactttagtttttattattttcaaataaaaaactgTGAAATTGAACTCTTTTTAATTTCTCATAGGTCTTCAAACTATAATTTttagtgtgtatatatatttatttctgataaataagtaaataaataaataatataggaaactttaattttagtttgaacCGCAACTAAGATCATTTAAAAGAAGAAGCAATAGTTAGGAAATTTCCCAAGCTCAGCCTTCCGCACAAAAAGCATTTGaacaaattattaaatttaaattgcgACGTTTGAAAAATTTTGATTATTCATATTTTGGTTGGCCAATGGTCCCAATATTacttatcaatattttcaattttattggttattttagaaaataaaacaaaaataactttattaGACGAAAAAGAAATATACATCATTCACTCGTATCATTCATGCTCACAAAGTCACAACAAAAGGTtggaagatgaaaaagaaattacacgATCACTTTCTTCTAATATTTCATTGCACCTAACCTTTTTTTTATATGGTATATGCTTGTgcttactttttttctttttttttttttctttcgctTAATAATACGTTTCAAACCCTTAAACCATTTATGCTAATTTCGTTATTTTTTTGTTCTACCTATATGTATTTTTCTTATAGATGTGCTTGTGTACTTGCGTGCgttttttcttatttcattttttttaatggagaAATAAAGATTGGAGCCACCGACAATGGGATACTTCATCCACAACAATAATATGTTCAAGGGAttcattgtattttttaaaaaattattattggtttatattttttttcgtataatttatttatcgttttaattaaaatatattttgtatccttatattttcttatatgaTATGTAACCTtatatttgttgtttaaaaaattaatagttgaaaaaaatgtaatataactgtcataataaaataatattaaaaaaagtacGGTGTTCAATGGAATAAGAAATAATGAATAAGtaataactttttaaattgaaatattttattcaatgtCCTCTATATATCTTTGTGTTATAATTAAGGAAGatgaatatatataatgttggaTTAAGAAGttgaatataattttaatatatgaacAACTATAATGTTTAATACAcactcaattttttaaaaggaattcttttttcatttaattatttatctcTATTAATCGGATATTTCTTCTTCTCCACCCA contains:
- the LOC120091380 gene encoding uncharacterized protein LOC120091380; translated protein: MANQLGNLVESIKSKVKALKKSKKPYIKMDKSSSVKVEIRSRKARLLIDKTMKVADRPGKRTIS